A single window of Penaeus chinensis breed Huanghai No. 1 chromosome 9, ASM1920278v2, whole genome shotgun sequence DNA harbors:
- the LOC125029013 gene encoding uncharacterized protein LOC125029013: protein MTASSGQTLISQGLALTTLLLIFNVAFQTSSFAPAFNKPVSGRKKPTAYGGGRNSDTSDVGKISAVPDVNGISGGSDVSKTSAASEINKKSAVPAVIRKSDPVTTINQTDPSGDLHQEFQTRREHLLKGCRRLNASSDLPAAAWLTFLTIKAPGPLNVCVPTKVGSTSWQKLRERLKTANVSGLRPATAMQVRHPFSRLTSAYRDKYLNGAPIGNYNSGWQNLTGSTTGWDFKWLHYWFPALITSGRIAPTATYLRVIEESLQVFKYISKRFKMEGKAMIFPDAKATEFDPHIYQVGSYMVANGRQVAIEGAAIEAYKDVMLDLVERHRNASFTFNEFLQFVVWSGERGVIDQHWTPYTDLCFPCQQDYQYILHLENASEESKVFLKDIGYPDEFRLTTEHRTKGLTENLNVSDIQYFKGVPPSLLEKVIKIYEKDFELFGYSKSLPL, encoded by the exons ATGACAGCATCTTCCGGCCAAACTCTCATCTCACAGGGACTAGCTCTTACCACTTTGTTGCTGATTTTCAACGTTGCATTTCAG ACCTCTAGTTTTGCGCCTGCTTTCAACAAGCCTGTGAGCGGCAGGAAAAAGCCCACCGCttatggaggagggagaaactcAGACACTTCTGACGTCGGCAAGATCTCTGCCGTTCCTGACGTCAACGGGATCTCAGGCGGTTCTGACGTCAGTAAGACTTCAGCCGCTTCTGAAATCAACAAAAAATCAGCCGTTCCTGCTGTCATCAGAAAGTCAGACCCGGTAACAACCATCAACCAGACTGACCCGAGCGGCGATCTCCACCAAGAGTTCCAAACGCGCCGAGAACACCTTCTGAAGGGTTGTCGCCGGCTTAACGCGAGCAGCGACTTGCCTGCTGCAGCCTGGCTCACCTTCCTCACCATAAAAGCTCCTGGACCTCTCAACGTGTGTGTTCCGACCAAG GTTGGATCGACATCATGGCAGAAACTGAGGGAGCGACTCAAGACGGCAAATGTCTCGGGTCTTCGTCCTGCAACAGCTATGCAAGTCAGACATCCTTTCTCCCGTCTCACCTCGGCGTACAG agACAAGTACCTCAACGGAGCCCCTATAGGAAACTACAACAGCGGCTGGCAGAACCTGACCGGAAGCACCACTGGCTGGGACTTCAAGTGGCTTCATTACTGGTTTCCGGCACTAATAACCTCGGGACGCATTGCACCCACGGCCACGTACCTGAGAGTAATTGAGGAGAGCCTCCAGGTATTTAAGTACATCAGCAAACGATTCAAGATGGAAGGTAAAGCCATGATTTTCCCCGACGCCAAGGCGACGGAGTTCGACCCGCACATCTACCAGGTTGGGTCGTACATGGTCGCGAACGGGAGGCAGGTGGCCATCGAGGGCGCTGCCATTGAGGCCTACAAGGACGTGATGCTCGATCTGGTAGAGAGACACCGCAACGCTTCCTTTACATTCAACGAATTCCTTCAGTTTGTCGTCTGGTCCGGTGAGAGGGGAGTCATAGATCAACACTGGACGCCCTACACGGATCTCTGCTTCCCTTGTCAGCAGGATTATCAGTATATCCTTCACTTGGAAAATGCTTCGGAAGAATCGAAGGTCTTTCTGAAGGACATCGGATACCCAGATGAATTTAGACTCACAACCGAACACCGGACAAAAGGACTTACAGAGAACCTTAACGTCTCGGATATTCAGTACTTTAAAGGCGTACCACCAAGTTTGTTGGAAAAAGTTATAAAGATATATGAGAAAGATTTTGAGTTGTTTGGTTATAGTAAAAGTCTTCCTTTGTAA
- the LOC125028934 gene encoding 4-coumarate--CoA ligase-like, translated as MLRKLGISKGDVVAMALPNCPEYPIVFFGALALGATVTTINITYTAEEIARQLEDSGAHVLVGEPFLTPTIDAALRLYKKPTHFVTNGPSSSPTAINLWQVLDDPSVPFVDPVALTGKESAVLPYSSGTTGPPKGVLTSHNGFSSHLPTAMHLFFTLEEGENQDVYMCILPFFHIYGMGPIMTCGLHVGAKLLISAKFDPKTFVRDIHDNQVTVMHLVPTLLNFLLNSPTATPEALKSLRNIMCGAAPVPASAVTALKDKLGSSLLFQIGYGMTEVAVASKVPVKDERPGTIGQLLPNVTAKVVDVETGALLPPLADGEICIKTPSMMAGYHNNPAATAETIDAEGWLHTGDVGHYDHDGFFKVVDRTKELIKVKGLQVSPSELENILLQHPDVADAGVLGVPHDRMGEAPRAYIVTKKSIKEEDINNFLESRVAPHKRLVGGVVFVSELPKSATGKLLRRELKKLV; from the exons ATGCTAAGGAAACTGGGCATCAGCAAGGGGGACGTGGTAGCGATGGCCCTGCCCAACTGCCCCGAGTACCCGATCGTGTTCTTCGGCGCCCTCGCCCTCGGCGCCACCGTTACTACAATCAACATAACGTACACGGCTG AGGAGATCGCCCGTCAGCTCGAGGACAGCGGCGCTCACGTCCTCGTCGGGGAGCCTTTCCTAACCCCGACCATAGATGCCGCACTCAGGCTGTACAAGAAGCCCACCCACTTCGTGACGAACGGCCCCTCCTCGTCACCCACGGCCATCAACCTGTGGCAAGTGCTTGACGACCCCTCGGTGCCCTTCGTCGACCCCGTCGCA CTAACAGGGAAAGAGTCAGCTGTCCTTCCCTACTCGAGCGGCACCACGGGGCCTCCCAAGGGCGTGCTCACCTCCCACAATGGGTTCTCGTCCCACCTACCCACCGCTATGCACCTTTTCTTCACCCTCGAAGAAG GCGAAAACCAGGACGTGTACATGTGCATCCTGCCGTTCTTCCACATCTACGGCATGGGGCCCATTATGACGTGTGGTCTTCACGTCGGCGCCAAGCTGCTCATCTCGGCCAAATTCGACCCCAAGACGTTTGTTAGAGATATTCACGACAATCAG GTGACCGTCATGCACTTAGTTCCGACGCTATTAAACTTCCTGCTGAACTCCCCGACGGCGACACCCGAGGCCCTCAAGTCCCTTCGAAACATCATGTGCGGCGCCGCCCCCGTGCCTGCGTCCGCCGTGACCGCCCTCAAGGACAAGCTAGGATCTTCTCTGCTGTTCCAGATTG GCTACGGCATGACGGAGGTGGCGGTGGCAAGCAAAGTGCCGGTGAAGGACGAGCGCCCTGGCACCATCGGCCAGCTGCTGCCCAACGTGACTGCCAAGGTGGTGGACGTCGAAACGGGCGCTCTCCTGCCGCCCCTCGCCGACGGGGAGATCTGCATCAAGACCCCTTCG ATGATGGCCGGCTACCACAACAACCCCGCCGCCACTGCAGAGACCATTGACGCGGAGGGCTGGCTGCACACCGGCGACGTCGGACACTATGACCACGACGGCTTCTTCAAGGTCGTTGACCGCACTAAAGAGCTCATCAAGGTCAAAGGTCTGCAG GTGTCGCCTTCGGAGTTGGAAAACATCCTTCTTCAGCATCCTGACGTGGCGGACGCTGGTGTCCTTGGTGTGCCGCATGACAGGATGGGCGAAGCACCCAGGGCCTACATCGTCACCAAGAAATCTATAAAAGAAGAGGACATTAACAA CTTCCTAGAGTCCAGAGTCGCGCCGCATAAGAGACTGGTGGGCGGCGTCGTGTTCGTGAGTGAGCTTCCGAAATCTGCGACTGGAAAGCTGTTAAGAAGAGAGCTTAAGAAACTCGTCTAA
- the LOC125028564 gene encoding pro-resilin-like has protein sequence MAMGRSADPYHPPYPDAPAVYDYQYGVKDDLSGNNFGHEEARNGYNTKGQYFVLLPDGRLQTVQYTVNGDEGFVASVGYSNRR, from the exons ATGGCGATGGGCCGATCAGCCGACCCCTATCACCCTCCGTATCCCGAC GCCCCCGCAGTGTATGACTATCAGTATGGGGTGAAGGATGACCTAAGCGGCAACAACTTCGGCCACGAGGAAGCCCGCAACGGTTACAACACCAAAGGACAGTACTTTGTCCTCCTCCCCGACGGGCGCCTGCAGACCGTCCAGTACACCGTGAACGGAGACGAAGGCTTTGTGGCCAGTGTCGGATACTCTAACCGTCGCTGA